One Synechococcus sp. Nb3U1 genomic window, CTCCAGCCAAATCGGGTTTGACCAAGCCTTGCCTCCCAGGTGATCCCGCACCAACACCCGCAGGTAGGGGCTACGCCAGCCCTTCAGATCGATCTTGGCTTCGGTCAGGCCCTGCTCGGCTACACTGCGATACTCCGTCGGTCGCCCCAAGGCATACACCCGATCCGCATAGCTACAGCGCAGGTACAGATGATCCCCCGGTTCCAGTTGTAAGTCCACAATGCGGGGGCCGGTGCTGGAGTAGAAATCTCCTGCTTTCAGAGCGCTCACCAAGGCATCCGGTTGCAAGGCCTCGCTTTTCACCATCACCCAAGCCCGTAGGCGCTCCCGCGAGTTGGGCACAAAATGGGCATCATCAGTGGCAAAGGCCCACAGCCGCTTTCCCCGCGCCAGCATGTAGTCGAGCATGTACAGGCTTTCGGCAGTATCGCTGTCATCTTCAGAGCTGGCGTTGTAGATTTCCACAGCGTGAATGGGCCCCAGCGAGAGCAGATCGGCTTCTGTCATCATGAACCACTGCGGATGTACAGCCGCCACAAAGGCTCCGGTGGCCAAGGCTCTGGTCGCCAATTCCGGCCCGGTTTCTTCCGGCTGCGTTGGGGCAAAATCGAGCGGCAAGCCCACCGCCAAAATGTGCCAAATGTGGCCTAGCTCCATGCGGTGTTGGCTGGTGTGCAGCTCAGCGCTGATCAGGGTCGTAAAGGTATCGCTGCGGAAGGCTTGCGTATCCGTAACCGGCCAGTTGTAGCGCTCGATGAAGTGATCCGTCAGGGCGAGAAAATCATAGCCCGCCTCCCGATAGGTGCGACAAACCTCCTCCGGCGAGCAGTGGCCATCCGAACGGGTGGAATGGGTGTGTAAGTTGCCGCGCCAAAACTGACCGGGTTTATTGAAGACGGTTTGCATGGGATCCCTTTAAATTAAAGCCAGTATCCAATCATTCACAACAACAAAGTCTAGATTAATTTGAAACCAGAGCATAGACTCTTTCCGAGAGTAATCTTACAGAATCTGGGGAACAAGGATGGGCAGAATTACCTGTAGAACGGTGGAATTATCCACTCAAAAACCCTCCGTACAGCATAGAAATAGATACAAGCTCATGATGAGATACTGAGAGTTTAATCGATTCTTAACCAAGCTAAGCATCCATTGTTAACCTAAATCTGAACAGGCCATTAATTTTTGATATTTACAAAAGGGATCCCTGTCAAAATCTCCTCGGTCTCATTACGATGAGAGCGTTTGGGTGATCTTCATTCTGCTGCCAATCTCCCCAGAAATCAGGAGTGATTTGTGAGTACGTTCCAGAATTTCAACCGTCGCCGATTTCTACAACTGAGTGCATTGGCCAATGCGGGCTTGATCACTTGGTTCTATGGGCCTCGAGTCTCCTTTGCCCAATCTAACTTGCCTGCTCCTCCACCGGCTGGCCCGATCGATTTACAAGCAGCTGGCGGTATGGAAGGGCTAATCGCAGCGGCCCGAGCGGAAGGTGAGCTTTCCACAACTGCTCTGCCGGATGACTGGGCCAACTACGGAGGCATGAAAAAAACCTTCTTCAGCCGGTACAACTTTCTCAAGCACAATGACCTGACCCCAGAGGCCAGTTCTGCTGAAGAAATTGAACAGATCAAAGCCAACGCCGGCAACAAAGGGCCACAAAACCCAGATGTCATCGACGTTGGATTTGTCTGGGGTGCAGCCGCCAAAGCCGAGAACCTTCTACAACCCTATAAAGTCGCCACCTGGGATACCATCCCCGACGAGATTAAAGATCCAGACGGCTTTTGGTATGGCAACTACTACGGCACCATGGCTTTTGAAGTGAATGCTGATGCAGTGCCCTTCGTGCCTCAAGATTGGAATGATCTCTTGGATCCCCGTTTGAAAGGTTTAATTGCCATCAACGATCCTGTGGCCGGTAGCCAGAATACCCACTCCGTTTGGGCCGCATCTTTGGCCGATGGCGGATCTTTGGATCAACCGGAAAAAGGCATCGAATTTTTCAAGAAATTGGCTCAGAGCGGCAATTTGGTGCCGACGGGAACTTCCCCCTCGGCTCTGGTAAGTGGCGAGCTGCCCATCACCCTGCGCTGGGACTACAATGCCTTGGCCACCCGTGACAACAACGCCAACCTGGCCAACATTCAAGTGATCTATCCCAAGAGTGGCACCCTGGCCGGGGTGTACCTCTGTGCCATTAATGCCTACGCCCCGCGACCCCATGCGGCTCGGTTGTGGATGGAATTTGTCTACAGCGACGAGGGCCAGCTCCTGTGGTTAGAGGGGTACGCCAAGCCGGTGCGCTTCGACGACATGCTCAAGCGCGGGGTGATCCCCCAAGAGTTGCTGGCTCAACTGCCTGCTGCCGATGTGAGGGTGGAGTTCCCCTCCCTCGAACAGTTGAATACTGGGCTGCAATACATTCGGGACAACTGGGCTAAGGAAGTGGGGATCACCTACGCCAGTTAACCCCTTGAGTGCTCTGCAAAGTTTCCCCAGCGAGGGACTTTTGCACCACAACTCCGCATCCGTTGGTTTGGGAAAAGGGCACATGACCACCACCGTCACCGCCGCACAGCAGGCTCTCAAGCCTTCTCCTCCTAAGCGTTCAGAGCTTTGGAAGGGGGTGCCCTGGGATTGGTTGGGGTTAGTGCCCTTTTTTGGTTTTGTTGCTGTCTTTTTGGTTTTTCCGGCCCTCTCCATCGTGACCAGGAGCTTTTCTGATGGGAGCGGCAATTTTACCCTGAGCAATTTGCACAGCCTCACCAACCCAGTCATTACCCTGGCCTACCGAAACACCCTTTGGGTCAGCGTAATCACCGCCCTCAGTGGATCCCTGCTGGGTGGGTTGTTGGCCTGGGCGGTTACTTTAGGGGGGCTGCCCCGCTGGATCCGCAGCTCTGTGCTCTCGTTTTCGGGGGTGGCTGCCAACTTCGCTGGGGTGCCGCTGGTCTTTGCTTTCGTCGCCTTGCTGGGTCGCATTGGCCTGCTCAACCAATTATTGCGCCCCACCGGTTTGCAAGTGGATCCGCAACGGTTCCTGTACGGCTTCTGGGGACTGTGCATCGTCTACACCTATTTCCAGATCCCGCTGATGGTGCTGATCATGGCCCCGGCTTTGGATGGCCTGAAGAAGGAGTGGCGCGAAGCAGCCGAGAACTTGGGGGCCAGTCAGTGGCAGTTTTGGCGCTACATCGGCTTGCCGGTGCTGATGCCCGCCCTTTTGGGATCCGCTGCGCTGCTGTTTGCCAATGCCTTTAGCACCTATGTGACGGCAACCGCCCTCCTGGGAGCCATCGGCCAAACCTTTGCCGTCACGATTGTGGTGGCCAACCAGTTCCGCACCGATACCTTTGGGGATCCCGGCTTGGGCTACGCCTTGGCCTTCAGCATGATGGTGGTGATCGCCATTACCGTTGCTCTGTACACCTACAGTCGTCGCCAAGCGGAACGCTGGCTGCAAAAGTGAGAGGGATCTGCCGATGAACACGAGCAAACGAGCCCCCGTCTTTGCCTGGTTGTGCTTGGGTGTGGCCTTAGCCTATCTGTTTCTGCCATTGGTCGCCATGGTCTGGTCATCGGTGACCTCTCCGCGCGGGTTTTATCTGGATGCCTATGTGCAGATTTTTCAGGCCCCCCGCATTGGGGAGACCTTCTTTTTCTCCTTTCAGGCAGCGATTTTAACCATCTTGATCAGTGCGTTGCTGGTAGTGCCCACCGCCTACTGGGTGCAGTTGCGCCTGCCCAAGGTACGCCCGATCATCGAGTTTTTGACGGTGATCCCGTTGGTGATCCCGCCTTTGCTGATGACCTTCGGCATGATCCGCTTTTTCAACAACACCCCCCTTACCAATAGCAACCAAGGCCTCTACTGGATGATGTTGGGGGCCTATGTGATCATCTCCTTCCCCTTCATGTACCGTTCGGTAGATGCCGGGATGCAGTCGGTGAATATCCGCGTCCTCACGGAAGCCGCCCAAAGCCTGGGGGCCAGTTGGTTCAATATCCTGTTCAAGGTGATTTTCCCCAATGTGTTGGTGGCGGTGCTGAATGGCAGTTTCATCACCTTTTCCATTGCCCTCGGGGAGTTTACGGTGTCTTCCTTGCTCAACCAACCGGCCTTCAGCCCCTACATGTTGGACTTGAGTTACCGACAGGGGGATCTGGCGACCGCTTTGGGCATTGTCAGCATTGGGGTCACTTGGGCCTGTATTGCTGCCATTCAGCTCTTGGGCCGGGGCCGGGGCGGTGTGCATCCAACGGGAGTTTAGTTCGTAGTTCGCAGGATTTCCATGAGGTTTGGCCATGAGCTTTTTAACCCTGACCGGCATTCGCAAGGAATTTGGCAAGTCTGTCGCCGTGCAAGACTGTAACCTCCAGGCTCATCAGGGGGAGTTCGTTACCTTTCTGGGGCCGAGTGGTTGCGGTAAGTCTACCGTGCTGAGAATGGTGGCCGGATTTGAGCAACCAACTCAGGGCAGCATTGTCATCGATGGCCGGGATGTGACTGCTCTGCACGCCAGCAAGCGCAACATCGGCATGGTGTTTCAGCAGTATGCGCTCTTCCCCAACATGACGGTGGCCGAGAATATTCAATTTGGCCTCAAAGTGCGGGGGGCCGATGGCTCGCTGCGACAAGAACGGGTGAGAGAGCTGCTCGAGATCATCCGTATGGAGGCCTTTGCCAACCGCTATCCCCATCAACTTTCGGGTGGGCAGCAACAGCGGGTGGCCTTGGCGCGGGCTTTGGCCATTCGGCCTCAAGTGTTGCTCTTGGATGAGCCGTTGTCTGCGCTGGATGCCAAAATTCGGGTTTCACTGCGCCAGGAAATTCGCTCCATTCAACGGCAGTTGGGCATTACCACCATCTTCGTTACCCATGACCAGGAAGAAGCCCTCACCATTTCTGATCGGATTGTGGTGATGAATTTCGGCCTGATCGAACAGGTGGGCCGCCCGATGGAGATCTACAACCAACCGCAAACCCAGTTTGTCGCCTCGTTTATTGGCACGTTGAATGTACTAGAGGCCCAGGTGGTGGATCCCCACCAAGGGTATATCCACGTAGAGGGTCAGCCCGTGCGCACCAGTGAAGCCCTGCGGGAAGTGGGAAAAACGGTGTCGGTGGCGATTCGCCCCGAGTCAATTGCTTTGAACCACAGCAACGGTCACCCCAACAGTCTGCGGGCCACGGTGGACGATGTTTATTTTCTCGGTTCGGTGGTGCGGATTCGGACTCGGCTGGGATCCCAGCATTTGAATGTGGATACCTTCAACAGCCCTGGTCTGTCGGTGCCCACCCCTGGGGATCCGGTGACTCTCAACTTCAGTGCCGAAGCAGCCAAGGTTTTGCAGGAGAGGGCCAGGGTTGAGTCAGGGATCCCCAGTTTGGTGTAGATGAGCCCTCATCTTCTAGACTGAACGGAGTCCCTCCTTCTGGCAAGACTTGCGCATGACTTCCGCCTTCCTGGGCCAGGATCTAAGCCACTATCCTTTTACTTCGCAGCGGCGGGTGGTGATGGGAAGGCGAGGTGCGGTGGCTACTAGCCAGCCCTTGGCGGCGATGGCAGGGATGGAACTGTTTTGGGCTGGGGGCAATGCGGTGGATGCTGCCCTGGCGATGGCGATTGCTTTAACGGTGGTGGAACCCACTTCCAATGGCATCGGCTCAGATGCGTTTGCCTTAGTGTGGGATGGGGCCCATCGTTTGCATGGTTTGAACGCATCCGGTCGCAGCCCGGCGGCCCTGACTCCCCAACACTTTACGGGTTATGAACGGATCCCACCCTTAGGTTGGTTGACGGTGACCATACCGGGGGCGGTTTCTGCTTGGCAAGCCTTGCATCGGCGCTGGGGTCGGCTACCTTTTGAGCGGTTGTTTGAGCCCGCCATTCGTTTGGCACAGGAAGGGTTTCCGGTTTCTCCTCGGATTGCCCAACTGTGGCAGGCGGCTGAGAAGACCTATTTACCCCTCCAGGATCCCTGTCATCAACCTTTTCTAGAGGTGTTTTTCCCACAGGGTCGTGCTCCCCGGGCCGGAGAGATCTGGGGCAGCCCCCGACATGCCCAAACCCTAGAAACCCTGGCTCGCACAGGCGGAGAGAGCTTCTACCGAGGGGAACTGGCTCAGAAGCTGCTGGCTTTTTCCGAGTCAACCGGCGGGATCCTCTCGCCATCGGATTTGCAGACCCATCAAGCGGACTGGGTGGAGCCGATTTGCACCCACTACCGGGGCTATACCGTCTGGGAAATGCCACCCAATGGGCAGGGTATAGCAGCGTTGATGGCCCTCAACCTCTTGGAAGGGTTTGAGTTGAGCCGGATCCCTTATCACTCCAGTGAGCGCTATCACCTCCAAATTGAGGCGATGAAACTGGCCTTTGCAGATGTGCACCGACAGGTGGCAGATCCCGATTATCTGCAGGTGAGCCCGGCACAGATGCTGGATAAAGGGTATGCCGAGCAACGCAGGGGATTGATCCGGTCTGAG contains:
- a CDS encoding ABC transporter permease produces the protein MNTSKRAPVFAWLCLGVALAYLFLPLVAMVWSSVTSPRGFYLDAYVQIFQAPRIGETFFFSFQAAILTILISALLVVPTAYWVQLRLPKVRPIIEFLTVIPLVIPPLLMTFGMIRFFNNTPLTNSNQGLYWMMLGAYVIISFPFMYRSVDAGMQSVNIRVLTEAAQSLGASWFNILFKVIFPNVLVAVLNGSFITFSIALGEFTVSSLLNQPAFSPYMLDLSYRQGDLATALGIVSIGVTWACIAAIQLLGRGRGGVHPTGV
- a CDS encoding gamma-glutamyltransferase family protein, coding for MTSAFLGQDLSHYPFTSQRRVVMGRRGAVATSQPLAAMAGMELFWAGGNAVDAALAMAIALTVVEPTSNGIGSDAFALVWDGAHRLHGLNASGRSPAALTPQHFTGYERIPPLGWLTVTIPGAVSAWQALHRRWGRLPFERLFEPAIRLAQEGFPVSPRIAQLWQAAEKTYLPLQDPCHQPFLEVFFPQGRAPRAGEIWGSPRHAQTLETLARTGGESFYRGELAQKLLAFSESTGGILSPSDLQTHQADWVEPICTHYRGYTVWEMPPNGQGIAALMALNLLEGFELSRIPYHSSERYHLQIEAMKLAFADVHRQVADPDYLQVSPAQMLDKGYAEQRRGLIRSEAIPVAQPGLPQGGTVYLAAVDGDLMVSFIQSNFDGFGSGLLVPGTGIALHNRGTGFTLESGHPNQVGPRKRPYHTIIPAFLSKDGIPLGPFGVMGGAMQPQGHVQVVVNRVDYGLNPQAALDAPRWRYLQGNQVVVEATVPESVVQELAARGHQVRVMLTEDYYGFGRGQIIFRAGDALISASEPRADGLALAW
- a CDS encoding PHP domain-containing protein — translated: MQTVFNKPGQFWRGNLHTHSTRSDGHCSPEEVCRTYREAGYDFLALTDHFIERYNWPVTDTQAFRSDTFTTLISAELHTSQHRMELGHIWHILAVGLPLDFAPTQPEETGPELATRALATGAFVAAVHPQWFMMTEADLLSLGPIHAVEIYNASSEDDSDTAESLYMLDYMLARGKRLWAFATDDAHFVPNSRERLRAWVMVKSEALQPDALVSALKAGDFYSSTGPRIVDLQLEPGDHLYLRCSYADRVYALGRPTEYRSVAEQGLTEAKIDLKGWRSPYLRVLVRDHLGGKAWSNPIWLE
- a CDS encoding ABC transporter ATP-binding protein, translating into MSFLTLTGIRKEFGKSVAVQDCNLQAHQGEFVTFLGPSGCGKSTVLRMVAGFEQPTQGSIVIDGRDVTALHASKRNIGMVFQQYALFPNMTVAENIQFGLKVRGADGSLRQERVRELLEIIRMEAFANRYPHQLSGGQQQRVALARALAIRPQVLLLDEPLSALDAKIRVSLRQEIRSIQRQLGITTIFVTHDQEEALTISDRIVVMNFGLIEQVGRPMEIYNQPQTQFVASFIGTLNVLEAQVVDPHQGYIHVEGQPVRTSEALREVGKTVSVAIRPESIALNHSNGHPNSLRATVDDVYFLGSVVRIRTRLGSQHLNVDTFNSPGLSVPTPGDPVTLNFSAEAAKVLQERARVESGIPSLV
- a CDS encoding ABC transporter permease, which encodes MTTTVTAAQQALKPSPPKRSELWKGVPWDWLGLVPFFGFVAVFLVFPALSIVTRSFSDGSGNFTLSNLHSLTNPVITLAYRNTLWVSVITALSGSLLGGLLAWAVTLGGLPRWIRSSVLSFSGVAANFAGVPLVFAFVALLGRIGLLNQLLRPTGLQVDPQRFLYGFWGLCIVYTYFQIPLMVLIMAPALDGLKKEWREAAENLGASQWQFWRYIGLPVLMPALLGSAALLFANAFSTYVTATALLGAIGQTFAVTIVVANQFRTDTFGDPGLGYALAFSMMVVIAITVALYTYSRRQAERWLQK
- a CDS encoding ABC transporter substrate-binding protein, with product MSTFQNFNRRRFLQLSALANAGLITWFYGPRVSFAQSNLPAPPPAGPIDLQAAGGMEGLIAAARAEGELSTTALPDDWANYGGMKKTFFSRYNFLKHNDLTPEASSAEEIEQIKANAGNKGPQNPDVIDVGFVWGAAAKAENLLQPYKVATWDTIPDEIKDPDGFWYGNYYGTMAFEVNADAVPFVPQDWNDLLDPRLKGLIAINDPVAGSQNTHSVWAASLADGGSLDQPEKGIEFFKKLAQSGNLVPTGTSPSALVSGELPITLRWDYNALATRDNNANLANIQVIYPKSGTLAGVYLCAINAYAPRPHAARLWMEFVYSDEGQLLWLEGYAKPVRFDDMLKRGVIPQELLAQLPAADVRVEFPSLEQLNTGLQYIRDNWAKEVGITYAS